In Coregonus clupeaformis isolate EN_2021a chromosome 32, ASM2061545v1, whole genome shotgun sequence, the following are encoded in one genomic region:
- the LOC123482407 gene encoding stereocilin-like, protein MGHILCGIKDSDMRSLNAVEFSKAVLWLGRLRLACSEEQQQALTGLLSHNLAFGPMSSWGPEVFIEVGALAAGLPDMAMSSLVKEQVEGLTPLAVSLIRADKFAVVFDPAQISMFSLNRPKR, encoded by the exons ATGGGGCACATACTGTGTGGGATCAAGGACTCAGACATGCGCTCCCTGAATGCAGTGGAGTTCAG TAAGGCAGTTCTGTGGCTGGGCCGTCTGAGGCTGGCCTGTTCAGAAGAGCAGCAGCAGGCTTTAACGGGACTGCTGAGCCATAACCTGGCTTTCGGACCCATGAGCTCCTGGGGCCCTGAGGTCTTCATTGAGGTTGGAGCACTGGCAG CTGGCCTCCCAGATATGGCCATGTCGTCTTTGGTGAAGGAGCAGGTTGAAGGACTTACACCTCTGGCTGTGTCCCTCATCCGGGCAGACAAGTTTGCT GTCGTGTTTGACCCAGCCCAGATCAGCATGTTCTCCTTGAACAGGCCAAAGCGGTGA
- the LOC123482408 gene encoding stereocilin-like translates to MPNFSTEKFLALGSIARGVSCTALRQLFRYKPSFSSMRSVLAFMKKQSVPLHTSLKKCIIEELYYFDFFSELLGELGSQIALALPVSTIKKFPADMMDTLRKMIVQDPHHFLLLPSTKQDILVDKMVQRLGMYTGEFTEDEFRSLGIMATYVVDEVFVQLVRSFFALMTQGRIERLFLSQRQWESGAVGALCIQGRDQVEQTQLFERQQFVLQYFLGFLKVGRVTPPALIPTCEKLHTTRPSAWSTDSLTGMSSAAFSCSLELFGQDPFFLPYQQKLLLQKTKEIYGAARSFSSPL, encoded by the exons ATGCCCAATTTTTCCACTGAGAAGTTTCT TGCCCTCGGAAGCATTGCTCGAGGTGTAAGCTGCACAGCCCTGCGACAGCTCTTCCGGTACAAGCCATCATTTTCCTCAATGCGGAGTGTCCTTGCATTCATGAAAAAGCAGTCTGTTCCTCTCCATACCTCACTG AAAAAGTGCATCATCGAGGAGCTGTACTACTTTGACTTCTTCTCTGAGCTGCTGGGAGAGCTTGGCTCTCAGATCGCTCTGGCCCTGCC gGTGAGCACTATTAAGAAGTTCCCAGCCGACATGATGGACACTCTCAGGAAGATGATTGTGCAAGACCCCCATCACTTCCTGCTCCTACCCAGTACAAAACAGGATATTCTGGTGGACAAGATGGTGCAGAGACTT GGCATGTACACAGGAGAGTTCACTGAGGATGAGTTCCGTTCACTGGGCATCATGGCGACCTATGTAGTGGATGAGGTGTTTGTGCAGCTGGTGCGGAGCTTCTTT gccctGATGACCCAGGGGCGTATAGAGAGGCTGTTTCTGAGTCAGCGCCAGTGGGAGTCAGGTGCTGTTGGGGCCCTCTGCATTCAGGGCCGGGACCAGGTTGAACAGACACAGCTGTTTGAGAGGCAGCAGTTTGTTCTTCAGTACTTCCTGGGTTTTCTCAAAGTGGGCCGGGTCACAC CTCCTGCATTGATCCCCACATGTGAAAAGCTGCATACGACACGGCCTTCAGCCTGGAGCACAGACAGCTTGACAGGCATGTCGTCTGCCGCCTTCAGCTGTAGTCTGGAGCTCTTTGGCCAGGACCCCTTCTTTTTACCATACCAACAGAAATTACTCCTCCAGAAAACTAAAGAG ATCTATGGAGCGGCccgctccttctcctcccctctgtga